A single genomic interval of Bradyrhizobium japonicum USDA 6 harbors:
- a CDS encoding AMP-binding protein: MSDPLHASSPTCAQTLRALSRYPGRTAFAWPGGSLSYQGTIDLIGRIQAVFMRLGLQPGARVAFLTANRADTWCAGVAAQLSRLCVTWLHPLGSRADQLFQLEDSEAEMLVVDAATFRDRGGELAASASRLKAVFTMGAADYGVDLLQAIEIEGHASAHCFAGPDDLATLNYTGGTTGKSKGALRYHRENAGGAAAILADFEIPDIPHYLAVAPISHVAGTKVVPTLMRGGTVHMLKGFDPEAVLATISRERINFTLFVPTMIYVLLDHPALSRTDLSSLELVLYGASAMSPSRLVEGIDRIGPVFSQLYGQTECYPISVLRKADHDPRTPELFLSCGFPISTCEVGILDDNDQEVKTGEAGEICVRAPHVMAEYWKRPDITAETLKNGWVHTGDVARKDERGYMFILDRKKDMIVSGGFNIFPREVEDVLSQHADVAMVAVVGIPDEKWGEAVTAIVVPREGAKPDPDELINLVKTRKGSAHAPKQIRFVKQLPMTGVGKVDKKVLRAGFWSGRDRMVG; the protein is encoded by the coding sequence ATGTCCGATCCGCTCCACGCATCGTCCCCGACTTGCGCGCAGACGCTGCGGGCACTGTCGCGCTATCCCGGCCGCACCGCTTTCGCCTGGCCCGGTGGATCGCTGAGCTATCAGGGCACCATCGACCTGATCGGACGCATCCAGGCGGTGTTCATGCGGCTTGGCTTGCAGCCCGGCGCGCGCGTCGCCTTCCTCACTGCGAACCGTGCCGACACCTGGTGCGCCGGCGTCGCCGCGCAACTATCCAGGCTCTGCGTCACCTGGCTGCATCCGCTGGGATCGCGGGCAGACCAGCTCTTCCAGCTCGAGGATTCCGAGGCCGAGATGCTGGTGGTCGATGCCGCCACCTTCCGCGATCGCGGCGGCGAGCTTGCCGCGAGTGCGAGCCGGCTCAAGGCTGTCTTCACCATGGGAGCCGCCGACTATGGCGTCGACCTGTTGCAGGCGATCGAGATCGAAGGCCACGCCAGCGCGCATTGCTTCGCCGGCCCCGACGATCTCGCCACGCTGAATTACACCGGCGGCACGACCGGCAAATCCAAGGGCGCGCTGCGCTATCACCGCGAGAACGCCGGTGGTGCTGCCGCGATCCTCGCCGACTTCGAGATCCCGGACATCCCGCACTATCTCGCGGTCGCCCCGATCAGCCATGTCGCCGGCACGAAAGTGGTGCCGACCCTGATGCGCGGGGGCACCGTGCATATGCTGAAAGGCTTCGATCCCGAGGCGGTGCTGGCGACGATCTCGCGCGAGCGCATCAATTTCACGCTGTTCGTGCCGACCATGATCTATGTGCTGCTCGATCATCCCGCCTTGAGCAGGACCGATCTGTCCTCACTGGAGCTCGTGCTCTACGGCGCTTCCGCGATGTCACCGAGCCGGCTGGTCGAGGGCATCGACCGCATTGGGCCGGTGTTCTCGCAGCTTTACGGGCAGACCGAATGCTATCCGATTTCGGTGCTGCGAAAGGCGGATCATGATCCCAGGACGCCGGAGCTGTTCCTGTCCTGCGGCTTCCCGATCTCGACCTGCGAGGTCGGGATCCTCGACGACAACGACCAGGAAGTGAAGACGGGCGAAGCCGGCGAGATCTGCGTGCGCGCGCCGCATGTCATGGCCGAATACTGGAAGCGGCCCGACATCACCGCCGAGACGCTGAAGAATGGCTGGGTCCACACCGGCGACGTCGCGCGCAAGGACGAGCGCGGCTACATGTTCATCCTCGACCGCAAGAAGGACATGATCGTCTCCGGCGGCTTCAACATTTTTCCGCGCGAGGTCGAGGACGTGCTGTCGCAGCATGCGGATGTTGCGATGGTCGCGGTTGTGGGCATTCCCGACGAGAAATGGGGCGAAGCCGTCACCGCCATCGTCGTGCCGCGCGAGGGGGCAAAGCCTGATCCGGACGAGCTGATCAATCTGGTGAAGACGCGAAAAGGCTCGGCACATGCACCGAAGCAGATCCGGTTCGTCAAGCAGCTGCCGATGACCGGCGTCGGCAAGGTCGACAAGAAGGTGCTGCGCGCAGGCTTCTGGAGCGGACGGGACCGGATGGTGGGGTAG
- a CDS encoding NAD(P)H-dependent flavin oxidoreductase, whose amino-acid sequence MSMPALFKGRLSIPVIGSPLFIISVPDLVIAQCKAGVVGSFPSLNARPPELLDEWLARITEELAAYDRAHPDKPSAPFAVNQIVHKSNNRLDHDMQLCAKYKVPMIISSLGAREELNQAVHGWGGIVFHDVINQKFAHKAIEKGADGLILVAAGAGGHAGTISPLAFVAETRKWFDGPIALSGAIGNGKAIRAARILGADFAYIGSAFIATKEANAVEKYKEMIAGSTADDIVYSNLFTGVHGNYLKPSILAAGMDPENLPTSDPSKMNFGTDASGERAKPKAWKEIWGSGQGIGSVDGIIPAADLIARFKKEYDEAIDPPL is encoded by the coding sequence ATGTCCATGCCCGCCTTGTTCAAGGGACGCCTGTCGATCCCCGTGATCGGTTCGCCGCTCTTCATCATCTCGGTGCCCGATCTCGTGATCGCGCAGTGCAAGGCCGGTGTGGTCGGCTCGTTTCCGTCGCTGAACGCGCGGCCGCCGGAGCTGCTCGACGAATGGTTGGCGCGGATCACCGAAGAGCTCGCGGCCTATGACCGCGCCCATCCCGACAAGCCGTCGGCGCCGTTCGCGGTGAACCAGATCGTGCACAAGTCGAACAACCGGCTCGATCACGACATGCAGCTCTGCGCCAAGTACAAGGTGCCGATGATCATCTCGTCGCTTGGCGCGCGCGAGGAGCTCAATCAAGCGGTCCACGGCTGGGGCGGCATCGTCTTCCACGACGTGATCAACCAGAAGTTCGCCCACAAGGCGATCGAGAAGGGCGCCGATGGCCTGATCCTGGTTGCGGCGGGCGCCGGCGGCCATGCCGGAACGATCTCGCCGCTGGCCTTCGTTGCAGAAACGCGAAAATGGTTCGACGGCCCGATCGCGCTGTCGGGCGCGATCGGCAACGGCAAGGCGATCCGCGCCGCGCGCATCCTCGGCGCAGACTTCGCCTATATCGGCTCGGCGTTCATTGCGACCAAGGAAGCCAACGCGGTCGAGAAATACAAGGAAATGATCGCGGGCTCGACGGCCGACGACATCGTCTACTCCAACCTCTTCACCGGCGTGCACGGCAACTATCTGAAGCCTTCGATCCTCGCGGCCGGCATGGATCCGGAAAACCTCCCGACGTCCGATCCGTCCAAGATGAACTTCGGCACGGATGCCTCCGGCGAGCGCGCCAAGCCGAAGGCCTGGAAGGAGATCTGGGGTTCGGGCCAAGGCATCGGCAGCGTCGACGGCATCATCCCCGCTGCCGATCTGATCGCGCGCTTCAAGAAGGAATATGACGAAGCGATCGATCCGCCGCTCTAA
- a CDS encoding thioesterase family protein — protein sequence MTAIFRVDCNNVDTSPNAAGPWDRRMQHGSAPSALVTWAAERIPTPVPMNVARVTIDLMRPVPVAPLTIESEVLREGRKIQLCEIKLFADGVQVVGATVLKIKRQSQPLPDDVKELPVTLPSPEDSLVEDGHGATSPFAGMVSMRAARGRFGQAVAGAIWFRLDHPLVEGEAVSQAMRAVVAADFSNGTASTLDFRAWTYINADLTVNLSRQPVGEWILLDGESWIGPDGAGLAMSRLADRHGYFGRAVQSLVIEKR from the coding sequence ATGACCGCCATCTTTCGCGTCGACTGCAACAACGTCGACACCAGCCCCAATGCCGCGGGCCCGTGGGACCGGCGCATGCAGCACGGCTCGGCGCCGTCTGCGCTGGTGACGTGGGCGGCCGAACGCATTCCGACGCCGGTGCCGATGAATGTTGCGCGCGTCACCATCGACTTGATGCGCCCGGTGCCGGTGGCGCCGCTCACGATCGAGAGCGAGGTTTTGCGCGAGGGGCGCAAGATCCAGCTCTGCGAGATCAAGTTGTTCGCCGACGGTGTTCAGGTCGTCGGTGCCACCGTGCTCAAGATCAAGCGGCAATCGCAGCCGTTGCCGGACGACGTCAAGGAGTTGCCGGTCACGCTGCCGTCGCCCGAGGACTCGCTGGTCGAGGACGGCCATGGCGCGACCAGTCCGTTCGCAGGCATGGTCTCGATGCGCGCCGCGCGCGGCCGCTTCGGCCAGGCCGTGGCCGGCGCGATCTGGTTTCGCCTCGACCATCCGCTGGTCGAAGGCGAAGCGGTCTCGCAGGCGATGCGCGCCGTGGTCGCCGCCGACTTTTCCAACGGCACCGCCTCGACGCTCGACTTCCGCGCCTGGACCTACATCAATGCCGACCTCACCGTGAACCTGTCGCGCCAGCCGGTCGGCGAGTGGATCTTGCTCGACGGTGAATCCTGGATCGGCCCCGACGGCGCCGGCCTCGCGATGTCGCGGCTCGCGGATCGTCACGGCTATTTCGGCCGCGCGGTGCAGAGTCTGGTGATCGAAAAGCGGTAA
- a CDS encoding ABC transporter substrate-binding protein, with protein MFAFKTIALRGLLAIAIPLAALTAHDVSAAETAAPSTAIHFTFDRPVDASMAPFFLAAKDGNFGAERLNVSFKSATGSPEALARVAKGGSELALVDINELIRFRDKDDAAPVKAVFMLFNRAPYAIVARRSRGIHLLSDLDGKTVGVADGDLSMRLWPALAQQNGINVSQVKFHKISAAVREPLLSAGQVDAVAGFSYLSAVNLRDRGVPGGDLVVLRYADYGCEAYGFAVVANPAFAATKPDAVKGFVRALIAGVNATIKEPARAADEAASRIDDGDRDLERERLRSVLIDNILTDEVKRNGLGGIDPARLDRSIDQIAQDFKFRKRPAAGDIFDDRFLPPVAGRLIN; from the coding sequence ATGTTTGCATTCAAGACGATCGCCCTTCGCGGCCTGCTGGCCATTGCAATCCCGCTTGCCGCGCTGACTGCACACGACGTCAGCGCGGCCGAGACTGCTGCGCCGTCCACTGCCATCCACTTCACATTCGATCGTCCCGTCGATGCGAGCATGGCGCCGTTCTTCCTCGCCGCGAAGGACGGCAATTTCGGCGCCGAGCGTCTCAACGTGTCCTTCAAGAGCGCAACCGGATCGCCGGAGGCGCTTGCGCGCGTCGCCAAGGGCGGCAGCGAGCTCGCGCTCGTCGACATCAACGAGCTGATCCGCTTTCGCGACAAGGACGATGCCGCGCCGGTCAAAGCCGTGTTCATGTTGTTCAATCGCGCGCCTTACGCGATCGTCGCGCGCAGGAGCCGCGGCATTCACTTGCTGTCCGACCTCGACGGCAAGACTGTCGGCGTCGCCGACGGTGATCTGTCGATGCGGCTGTGGCCGGCGCTGGCGCAGCAGAACGGCATCAACGTGTCACAGGTGAAATTCCACAAGATTAGCGCCGCGGTCCGCGAGCCGCTCCTTTCCGCGGGCCAGGTCGATGCGGTCGCCGGCTTCAGCTATCTGTCGGCGGTGAACCTGCGCGACCGCGGCGTGCCCGGTGGCGATCTCGTGGTACTCCGCTATGCCGACTATGGCTGCGAGGCCTACGGCTTCGCCGTGGTGGCCAACCCCGCTTTCGCCGCCACGAAGCCCGACGCCGTGAAGGGATTCGTCCGCGCATTGATCGCCGGCGTCAACGCGACCATCAAAGAGCCGGCCCGTGCGGCGGACGAAGCCGCGAGCCGGATCGACGACGGCGACCGCGACCTCGAGCGGGAACGCTTGCGCAGCGTGCTCATCGACAACATCCTGACCGACGAGGTCAAGCGCAACGGTCTCGGCGGCATCGACCCGGCGCGCCTGGACCGCTCGATCGACCAGATCGCGCAGGATTTCAAATTCCGCAAGCGGCCGGCGGCGGGCGATATCTTCGACGACCGGTTCCTGCCGCCGGTCGCAGGACGGTTGATCAACTGA
- a CDS encoding D-alanyl-D-alanine carboxypeptidase family protein, with amino-acid sequence MHALRPLLRKSLFNLFAAALASAALLAPRAAGAEALLLIEADSGKVLQAENATIPWYPASVTKIMTAYVTLKAVKDGRLTLDTLLTVSPTAASQSPSKMGFRPGTQLTVDNALKMMMVKSANDMAVVLAEGVGGSIDGFSAMMNDTARKLGMTQTSYVNPNGLPADGQITSARDLGILARSFLRDLPEYEYFVHIPAIRFGKRVTGNFNKLIGRYPGADGFKTGFICASGYNLVASATRNGRRLIAVVLGANSGTARAVKAAQLLERGFSQDNLTWLRPSLGTVDRLVPVDASPPNLREDMCGGHRKRPASDDDDALIAANGGTSGSASATGGEAQVTFFTAGLQPPLMKASELMASAPAAAEPVLVYTGPTRTGTALIAAVAADADQQATPKPRGKKSRVARKPDAADKPAADKPKDAKTAAAKPDVAKPDAKSDTKSAAKPAGTKHAAAKHDAAAKSAEKPAASGDQAAKPAKPKAATKPAAKPANNS; translated from the coding sequence GTGCACGCCCTTCGCCCGCTGCTTCGCAAGTCCCTGTTCAACCTGTTCGCCGCGGCCCTCGCATCCGCCGCGCTGCTTGCGCCGCGCGCGGCGGGCGCCGAAGCACTGCTGCTGATCGAAGCCGACAGCGGCAAGGTGCTGCAGGCGGAGAACGCGACCATTCCCTGGTATCCGGCCTCCGTCACCAAGATCATGACCGCCTATGTGACGCTGAAGGCGGTGAAGGACGGCCGGCTCACGCTCGACACGCTGCTCACGGTGTCGCCGACGGCGGCTTCGCAATCGCCGTCGAAGATGGGGTTCCGTCCGGGAACGCAGCTCACCGTCGACAACGCGCTGAAGATGATGATGGTGAAGTCGGCGAACGACATGGCCGTGGTGCTCGCCGAAGGCGTCGGCGGCTCGATCGACGGCTTCTCGGCGATGATGAACGATACCGCGCGGAAGCTCGGCATGACGCAGACGAGCTACGTCAATCCGAACGGCCTGCCCGCCGACGGCCAGATCACGTCCGCGCGCGACCTCGGCATTCTCGCGCGCTCGTTCCTGCGCGACCTGCCGGAATACGAATACTTCGTGCACATCCCGGCAATCCGCTTCGGCAAGCGCGTCACCGGCAATTTCAACAAGCTGATCGGCCGCTACCCCGGCGCCGACGGTTTCAAGACCGGCTTCATCTGCGCCTCCGGCTACAATCTCGTGGCGTCGGCCACGCGCAACGGCCGCCGGCTGATCGCCGTCGTGCTCGGCGCCAACTCCGGCACCGCGCGTGCAGTGAAAGCGGCGCAGCTGCTCGAGCGCGGCTTCAGCCAGGATAATCTCACCTGGCTCCGCCCCTCGCTCGGCACCGTCGACAGGCTGGTGCCGGTCGACGCCTCGCCGCCGAACCTGCGCGAGGACATGTGCGGCGGTCATCGCAAGCGGCCGGCCAGCGACGATGACGACGCACTGATCGCCGCCAATGGCGGCACGTCCGGATCGGCCTCTGCGACCGGCGGCGAAGCCCAGGTCACCTTCTTCACCGCGGGCCTTCAGCCGCCCCTGATGAAGGCCTCCGAGCTGATGGCCTCCGCCCCCGCTGCGGCCGAGCCCGTGCTGGTCTATACCGGCCCGACCCGCACCGGCACCGCCCTGATCGCGGCGGTCGCGGCCGATGCCGACCAGCAGGCCACGCCAAAGCCGCGTGGCAAGAAGTCGCGCGTCGCCAGGAAGCCTGACGCAGCCGACAAGCCAGCAGCCGACAAGCCGAAGGATGCCAAGACGGCGGCGGCAAAGCCGGATGTCGCCAAGCCTGACGCCAAGAGCGATACCAAGTCCGCGGCGAAGCCGGCCGGGACCAAGCATGCCGCGGCCAAGCACGATGCGGCGGCGAAATCCGCCGAGAAGCCAGCGGCAAGCGGCGATCAGGCGGCCAAGCCCGCCAAGCCCAAGGCCGCGACCAAGCCCGCCGCCAAGCCGGCCAACAACAGTTAA
- a CDS encoding aspartate ammonia-lyase: protein MSRTEQDFLGQREIADDIYYGVQTIRGKENFHITGIPMNQEPYFVKALGYVKKAAAMANRDLGAVDAKVADAIIQGCDRVIAGDMMDQFVTDFIQGGAGTSTNMNANEVIANLALESLGFSKGDYQHVSPNDHVNYGQSTNDTYPTAFRLALILRLESYMTALRQLQEAFFTKGREFERVLKMGRTHLQDAVPMSLGAEFRGWGTTIGEEVDRISEARALLREINLGATAIGTSVTAAVGYPKLAVRHLSALTGVDFILAGDLVEATSDTGAYVQLSGVLKRTASKLTKICNDIRLLASGPRAGFNEINLPQLQPGSSIMPGKVNPVIPEVVNQTSFLVIGLDTTVTLAASAGQLQLNVMEPVISFALFFSIRTMERAVNSLRENCVVGITANEEHTRNMVLNSLGIVTVLKPLLGYKQCAEIAREGYKSGKSLHQIVVVERKLLTQEKWDEMFSFERLINPDLIG, encoded by the coding sequence ATGAGCCGTACGGAGCAGGACTTCCTCGGACAGCGGGAGATCGCCGACGACATCTATTACGGTGTCCAGACCATCCGCGGGAAGGAGAACTTCCACATCACCGGCATTCCGATGAACCAGGAGCCTTACTTCGTGAAGGCGCTCGGTTACGTCAAGAAGGCTGCCGCGATGGCCAACCGCGACCTCGGCGCGGTCGATGCGAAAGTTGCGGATGCGATCATCCAGGGCTGCGACCGCGTCATCGCCGGCGACATGATGGATCAGTTCGTTACCGACTTCATCCAGGGCGGCGCCGGCACCTCCACCAACATGAACGCCAACGAGGTGATCGCCAATCTCGCGCTGGAATCGCTCGGCTTCAGCAAGGGCGACTACCAGCATGTCAGCCCGAACGACCATGTCAATTACGGCCAGTCGACCAACGACACCTATCCGACCGCGTTCCGGCTGGCGCTGATCCTGCGGCTCGAGAGCTACATGACGGCGCTGCGCCAGCTCCAGGAGGCCTTCTTCACCAAGGGCCGCGAGTTCGAGCGCGTGCTGAAGATGGGGCGCACGCATCTTCAGGACGCCGTGCCGATGTCGCTTGGCGCCGAATTCCGCGGCTGGGGCACCACGATCGGCGAGGAGGTCGACCGCATCTCCGAGGCGCGCGCGCTGCTGCGCGAGATCAATCTCGGCGCCACCGCGATCGGCACCTCCGTCACCGCGGCTGTAGGCTATCCAAAACTTGCGGTCCGGCATCTGAGTGCGCTGACCGGCGTCGACTTCATCCTCGCCGGCGATCTCGTCGAGGCGACCTCGGACACCGGCGCCTATGTGCAGCTCTCCGGGGTGCTCAAGCGCACGGCGAGCAAGCTGACGAAAATCTGCAACGACATCCGCCTGCTGGCCTCGGGCCCGCGCGCCGGCTTCAACGAGATCAACCTGCCGCAGCTCCAGCCGGGCTCGTCGATCATGCCGGGCAAGGTCAATCCTGTCATCCCCGAGGTCGTCAACCAGACCAGCTTCCTCGTCATCGGCCTCGACACCACGGTGACGCTCGCCGCTTCCGCAGGCCAGCTTCAGCTCAACGTGATGGAGCCGGTGATCTCGTTCGCGCTGTTCTTCTCGATCCGTACCATGGAGCGCGCGGTCAACAGCCTGCGTGAGAACTGCGTCGTCGGCATCACCGCCAACGAGGAGCACACCCGCAACATGGTGCTGAACTCGCTCGGCATCGTCACGGTGCTGAAGCCGCTGCTCGGCTACAAGCAATGCGCCGAGATCGCGCGCGAGGGTTACAAGAGCGGCAAGTCGCTGCACCAGATCGTGGTGGTCGAGCGCAAGCTGCTGACGCAGGAGAAATGGGACGAGATGTTCTCGTTCGAGCGGCTGATCAATCCGGATCTGATTGGGTAG
- the hisE gene encoding phosphoribosyl-ATP diphosphatase, whose amino-acid sequence MSDSLERLYLAVLAAKDLDPATSRTARLFQRGPSKMAKKLAEEAIEVVIDAVNGDSEAVIRESADLLYNLTVLWASAGVRPEDVWREMARREDMLGIAEKLPKSPVKLPKVASPRVAARRPIVALEGRVSRKRH is encoded by the coding sequence ATGAGTGATTCGCTTGAGCGGCTATATCTGGCTGTGCTCGCGGCCAAGGATCTTGATCCGGCAACATCGCGTACCGCCCGGCTGTTTCAGCGTGGGCCGTCCAAAATGGCGAAGAAACTGGCCGAAGAAGCCATTGAGGTCGTCATCGACGCGGTCAATGGCGATAGCGAGGCCGTGATCCGGGAAAGCGCCGACCTGCTCTACAATCTCACGGTGCTCTGGGCCTCGGCCGGCGTGCGCCCGGAGGACGTCTGGCGCGAGATGGCGCGGCGGGAAGACATGCTCGGCATTGCCGAGAAGCTGCCGAAGTCACCGGTGAAGCTGCCCAAAGTGGCGTCACCGCGCGTTGCCGCCAGGCGGCCAATTGTCGCGCTGGAAGGGCGCGTCTCGCGCAAGCGCCACTAA
- a CDS encoding glucan ABC transporter ATP-binding protein/ permease translates to MSILRLYTRVLELLGKEARLGWLLAFANLLLAASQFAEPVLFGRIVDVLSGKTVAGSNSAWPFLLAWVAFGLFTIGCSALVALQADRLSHRQRQAVLTDYFEHILQLPLTFHSGTHSGRLMKVMLNGTDALWRLWLGFFREHFAAILSVVVLLPLSLYLNWRLAILLFVLCIVFTVLTTFVVRKTFGMQMAVEERYSELSARASDALGNVALVQSFVRVESEVKGLRSVADELLAAQMPVLSWWALVTVITRASTTITVLAIFSLGIALHDQGLTSVGEIVMFVSFATMLIQKLEQVVSFINNVFMEAPRLREFFNVLDAVPAVHDRPDAIDAGRLSGLVEFNDVTFSYDGKRPAIEDLSFTALPGQTIALVGPTGAGKSTAIALLHRAFDPQSGFIRIDGMDVRGVTLTSLRRNIGVVFQEALLFNRSIEDNLRVGKPDATEAEMRKAAERAQALEFIERSGGFETNAGERGRMLSGGERQRLSIARALLKDPPILILDEATSALDAVTEAKVNAALDEVMKGRTTFVIAHRLSTIRNATRILVFENGRVIESGTFDELVAKGGHFAELARAQFMVQENARASVTAAEAAATAVKSP, encoded by the coding sequence ATGTCCATCCTCCGCCTCTACACCCGCGTTCTCGAACTGCTCGGCAAGGAGGCGCGGCTGGGCTGGTTGCTGGCGTTTGCCAATCTCCTGCTTGCGGCCTCGCAGTTCGCGGAACCCGTGCTGTTCGGCCGGATCGTCGACGTGCTCTCCGGCAAGACGGTCGCCGGATCGAACTCGGCCTGGCCGTTCCTGCTGGCCTGGGTGGCGTTCGGGCTGTTCACCATCGGCTGCAGCGCGCTCGTGGCCTTGCAGGCCGACCGGCTCTCGCACCGCCAGCGCCAGGCGGTGCTGACCGACTATTTCGAGCATATTCTGCAACTGCCGCTGACCTTCCACTCAGGCACCCATTCGGGCCGGCTGATGAAGGTGATGCTCAACGGCACCGACGCGCTGTGGCGGTTGTGGCTCGGCTTCTTCCGCGAGCACTTTGCCGCAATCCTGTCGGTCGTGGTGCTGCTGCCGCTGTCGCTCTACCTCAACTGGCGGCTCGCGATCCTGCTGTTCGTGCTCTGCATCGTCTTCACCGTGCTGACCACCTTCGTCGTACGCAAGACCTTCGGCATGCAGATGGCGGTCGAGGAGCGATATAGCGAGCTCTCCGCGCGAGCCTCCGACGCGCTCGGCAATGTCGCCCTGGTGCAGAGTTTTGTCCGTGTCGAATCCGAAGTGAAGGGACTGCGCTCCGTCGCCGACGAGCTGCTCGCCGCGCAGATGCCGGTGCTGTCGTGGTGGGCGCTCGTCACCGTCATCACCCGCGCCTCCACCACCATCACGGTGCTCGCGATCTTCTCGCTCGGTATCGCCCTGCACGACCAGGGGCTCACCTCGGTCGGCGAGATCGTGATGTTCGTGAGCTTCGCGACGATGCTGATCCAGAAGCTCGAACAGGTCGTGAGCTTCATCAACAACGTGTTCATGGAAGCCCCGCGCCTGCGCGAATTCTTCAACGTGCTCGACGCGGTGCCCGCGGTGCACGACCGCCCTGACGCGATCGATGCGGGGCGGCTCTCCGGCCTCGTCGAATTCAACGACGTCACCTTCTCCTATGACGGCAAGCGGCCGGCAATCGAGGACCTCTCCTTCACCGCGCTGCCCGGCCAGACCATCGCGCTGGTCGGCCCGACCGGCGCCGGCAAGTCGACCGCGATCGCGCTGTTGCATCGCGCCTTCGATCCGCAGTCCGGTTTCATCAGGATCGACGGCATGGACGTGCGCGGCGTGACGCTGACGTCGCTGCGGCGAAACATCGGCGTCGTGTTCCAGGAAGCGCTGCTGTTCAACCGCTCGATCGAGGACAATCTGCGCGTCGGCAAACCGGATGCGACCGAAGCCGAGATGCGCAAGGCCGCCGAGCGCGCGCAGGCGCTCGAATTCATCGAGCGCAGCGGTGGCTTCGAGACCAATGCCGGCGAGCGCGGCCGCATGCTCTCCGGCGGCGAGCGGCAGCGGCTGTCGATCGCCCGCGCGCTGCTGAAGGATCCGCCGATTCTGATCCTGGACGAGGCCACCAGCGCGCTCGACGCCGTCACCGAGGCCAAGGTGAACGCCGCTCTCGACGAAGTGATGAAGGGACGCACCACGTTCGTGATCGCCCACCGTCTCTCCACCATCCGCAATGCCACGCGGATCCTGGTGTTCGAGAACGGCCGCGTGATCGAAAGCGGAACTTTCGATGAACTCGTGGCCAAAGGGGGCCATTTTGCCGAACTCGCCAGGGCCCAGTTCATGGTTCAGGAAAATGCACGGGCCAGCGTGACGGCCGCTGAGGCTGCAGCGACTGCGGTCAAGTCCCCATAG
- a CDS encoding YqaA family protein encodes MVLHRGAMLKRIYDWCIDAAHKPYALWIMGAVAFAESSFFPVPPDVMLVPMSLARPQRAWVYAAICTVTSVLGGLLGYAIGALLFDSVGHWLIQVYGLGDKVDAFRASYAEWGAVIILLKGLTPIPYKLVTITSGFAGYNIVLFILCSIIARGGRFFIVAILLNRYGDWIRVRIEKHLGLWVTIGAIVLVLGFVVAVKLI; translated from the coding sequence ATGGTGCTTCATCGCGGCGCCATGCTGAAACGTATCTACGACTGGTGCATCGACGCCGCCCACAAGCCCTACGCGCTCTGGATCATGGGAGCCGTGGCTTTCGCAGAAAGCTCCTTCTTTCCGGTCCCGCCGGATGTGATGCTGGTCCCGATGTCGCTGGCGCGCCCGCAGCGCGCCTGGGTCTATGCCGCGATCTGCACCGTCACCTCGGTGCTCGGCGGCCTGCTCGGCTACGCCATCGGCGCGCTGCTGTTCGACTCGGTCGGCCACTGGCTGATTCAGGTCTATGGCCTCGGCGACAAGGTCGATGCCTTCCGCGCCTCCTATGCCGAGTGGGGCGCGGTGATCATCCTGCTCAAGGGCCTGACGCCGATCCCCTACAAGCTCGTCACTATCACCTCGGGCTTTGCCGGCTACAATATCGTCCTGTTCATCCTGTGCTCGATCATCGCGCGCGGCGGCCGTTTCTTCATCGTCGCGATCCTGCTCAACCGCTATGGCGACTGGATCCGCGTCAGGATCGAGAAGCATCTCGGGCTCTGGGTGACGATCGGCGCCATAGTGCTGGTGCTCGGCTTCGTCGTCGCGGTCAAGCTGATCTAG